The following coding sequences lie in one Cupriavidus sp. WKF15 genomic window:
- the metK gene encoding methionine adenosyltransferase, translated as MANDFLFTSESVSEGHPDKVADQISDAVLDAILAQDKYARVAAETLCNTGLVVLAGEITTTANVDYIQVARDTIKRIGYDNTDYGIDYKGCAVLVAYDKQSPDIAQGVDRASDDYLNQGAGDQGLMFGYACDETPELMPFPIYYSHRLVERQSQLRRDGRLPWLRPDAKSQVTVRYVDGRPHSVDTVVLSTQHAPDITQAQIREAVIEEIIKPVLPPEMLKDTKYLVNPTGRFVIGGPQGDCGLTGRKIIVDTYGGASPHGGGAFSGKDPSKVDRSAAYAARYVAKNVVAAGLARQCQVQVSYAIGVARPINVTVYTEGTGKIPDAKIAELVQEHFDLRPKGIVQMLDLLRPIYEKTAAYGHFGREEPEFSWEATDKAAALRAAAGL; from the coding sequence GTGGCAAACGACTTCCTTTTCACTTCGGAATCTGTATCCGAAGGCCATCCCGACAAGGTCGCAGACCAGATTTCCGACGCGGTCCTCGACGCCATCCTGGCGCAGGACAAGTACGCGCGCGTGGCTGCCGAGACGCTCTGCAACACCGGGCTGGTCGTGCTGGCCGGGGAAATCACCACCACGGCCAACGTCGACTATATCCAGGTCGCGCGCGACACCATCAAGCGCATCGGTTACGACAACACCGACTACGGCATCGACTACAAGGGCTGCGCGGTGCTGGTCGCGTATGACAAGCAATCGCCCGACATTGCCCAGGGCGTGGACCGTGCCTCCGACGATTACCTGAACCAGGGTGCCGGCGACCAGGGCCTCATGTTCGGCTACGCCTGCGACGAGACTCCGGAACTGATGCCGTTCCCGATCTATTACTCGCACCGCCTGGTCGAGCGCCAGTCGCAACTGCGCCGCGACGGCCGCCTGCCCTGGCTGCGTCCGGACGCCAAATCGCAGGTCACGGTGCGCTATGTCGACGGCCGTCCGCACAGCGTGGACACCGTGGTCCTGTCGACTCAGCATGCCCCCGACATCACCCAGGCCCAGATCCGCGAAGCCGTGATCGAGGAAATCATCAAGCCGGTGCTGCCGCCGGAGATGCTCAAGGACACCAAGTACCTGGTCAACCCGACCGGCCGCTTCGTGATCGGCGGCCCGCAGGGCGATTGCGGCCTGACCGGCCGGAAGATCATCGTCGATACCTACGGCGGCGCCTCGCCGCACGGCGGTGGCGCATTCTCGGGCAAGGATCCGTCGAAGGTCGACCGCTCGGCCGCCTACGCCGCCCGCTACGTGGCCAAGAACGTGGTCGCCGCCGGCCTGGCGCGCCAGTGCCAGGTGCAGGTGAGCTACGCCATCGGCGTGGCGCGCCCGATCAACGTGACCGTCTACACGGAAGGCACCGGCAAGATTCCTGACGCGAAGATCGCCGAGCTGGTGCAGGAGCACTTCGACCTGCGTCCGAAGGGCATTGTGCAGATGCTGGACTTGCTGCGCCCGATCTACGAGAAGACCGCGGCTTACGGCCACTTCGGCCGCGAAGAGCCGGAATTCTCGTGGGAAGCGACCGACAAGGCCGCCGCCCTGCGCGCAGCCGCCGGCCTGTAA
- a CDS encoding Kdo hydroxylase family protein: MPSASTSSAQLDLIRPQPYTDWSPTVDAATRADLRRQLEQGAVLYFPDLHFRFEPGEERFLDNRYSDGKSKNINLRATDTAVRGAQGTAQDLADLYRLIRRYAEFSEKLVLSLFPEYGPYMTRAGTSLRPSEIAGRPVSWRKDDTRLHVDSFPSNPLLGQRLLRVFHNIDPAAPRVWRVGEPFADFAQRFVPKTHGMWPGQAWLMKQLHITKRKRSEYDHRMLQLHDLAKADLDYQANVPQQEFQFPPGSTWIVFSDQLLHAAMRGRSMMEQTIYLDPKAISDHTHSPEAVLSRMLGRPMLVS, from the coding sequence ATGCCATCCGCTTCCACTTCGTCAGCCCAGCTCGACCTGATCCGCCCGCAGCCATACACCGACTGGTCGCCCACGGTGGATGCCGCGACGCGGGCGGACCTGCGCCGCCAGCTCGAACAAGGCGCGGTGCTCTATTTCCCCGACCTGCATTTCCGCTTCGAGCCGGGCGAGGAGCGTTTCCTCGACAACCGTTATTCGGATGGCAAGTCCAAGAACATCAACCTGCGCGCCACTGACACCGCCGTGCGCGGCGCGCAGGGCACTGCGCAGGATCTTGCCGACCTGTACCGGCTGATCCGCCGCTATGCCGAATTCAGCGAAAAGCTGGTGCTGTCGCTGTTCCCGGAATACGGCCCGTACATGACGCGCGCCGGCACGTCGCTGCGCCCGAGCGAGATTGCCGGCCGCCCGGTGAGCTGGCGCAAGGACGACACCCGCCTGCATGTCGATTCCTTCCCGTCGAACCCGCTGCTGGGCCAGCGCCTGTTGCGCGTGTTCCACAACATCGACCCTGCCGCGCCGCGCGTCTGGCGCGTTGGCGAGCCGTTCGCCGATTTTGCGCAGCGTTTCGTGCCGAAGACCCATGGCATGTGGCCGGGACAGGCGTGGCTGATGAAGCAGCTCCACATCACCAAGCGCAAGCGCTCGGAATACGACCACCGCATGCTGCAGCTGCACGACCTTGCCAAGGCCGACCTGGACTATCAGGCCAACGTGCCGCAGCAGGAATTCCAGTTTCCGCCGGGATCGACGTGGATTGTCTTCAGTGACCAGCTGTTGCACGCGGCCATGCGTGGCCGCTCGATGATGGAGCAGACCATCTACCTGGACCCGAAGGCCATCTCCGACCATACCCATTCGCCGGAAGCAGTGCTGTCACGCATGCTGGGCCGGCCGATGCTGGTCTCCTGA
- a CDS encoding GMC family oxidoreductase N-terminal domain-containing protein, with the protein METTYDYVVVGAGSAGCALAGRLADSGSDSIALIEAGHHDHHVLVRTPAGAALMLPHVGARNYAYETVPQPGLNGRRGFQPRGRGLGGSSSINAMIYTRGRPADYDAWATAGCDGWSWDDVLPYFRRAECNARVAGSDDDPLHGGTGPLHVADLRTPNPFGQHFIDAAQQAGYARNDDFNGEEQEGVGWYQVTQHEGERWNAARAYLHGGNARDKACNGGRAGLHVLTGMQVLRIVFEGRHAAGVLAVRNGRQHLLRARRDVILSAGTFGSPQLLMASGIGPAAHLRELGIPVVHDLPGVGGNLQDHLDIILQKRLAAPELFGLSLGGAMRLLSEMLRYRRERAGMMSSNFAEAGAFIRSRPGLAEPDLQLHFVVAMADDHMRTLRFGHGYSCHVCVLRPRSRGEVRLDSPDMRRPPRIDPGYLSDPRDLDDMVAGVKIVRGIFAQPQLACFGGRELYSAHLHADGSDDAAVREMIRERADTIYHPVGTCRMGMDALAVVDPQLRVRGVEGLRVVDASIMPTLIGGNTNAPAIMIGERAHDLIRYAPRVLLRIRETMEA; encoded by the coding sequence ATGGAAACCACGTATGACTATGTCGTTGTCGGCGCGGGTTCGGCCGGATGTGCGCTGGCCGGGCGCCTGGCCGATAGCGGCAGCGACAGTATCGCGCTGATCGAGGCAGGCCATCACGACCACCATGTGCTGGTGCGCACACCCGCGGGTGCCGCGCTGATGCTGCCGCATGTCGGCGCGCGCAACTACGCCTACGAGACCGTGCCGCAGCCTGGCCTGAATGGCAGGCGCGGCTTCCAGCCGAGGGGGCGCGGGCTCGGCGGCAGCTCGTCGATCAATGCCATGATCTACACGCGCGGCCGGCCGGCGGACTACGACGCGTGGGCCACCGCGGGCTGCGACGGCTGGTCCTGGGATGATGTGCTGCCGTACTTCCGCCGTGCCGAGTGCAATGCTCGCGTGGCCGGCAGCGACGACGATCCGTTGCATGGCGGCACGGGCCCGCTCCATGTGGCGGACCTGCGCACGCCCAACCCATTTGGCCAGCATTTCATCGACGCCGCGCAGCAGGCCGGCTATGCGCGCAACGACGACTTCAACGGCGAGGAGCAGGAAGGTGTCGGCTGGTACCAGGTCACGCAGCACGAAGGCGAGCGCTGGAACGCCGCGCGTGCCTACCTGCATGGCGGCAATGCACGCGACAAGGCCTGTAACGGCGGACGTGCCGGCCTGCACGTGCTGACCGGCATGCAGGTGCTGCGCATTGTGTTCGAAGGCAGGCATGCGGCAGGCGTACTGGCTGTGCGCAACGGCCGCCAGCACCTGCTGCGCGCGCGCCGCGACGTGATCCTGTCGGCCGGCACCTTCGGCTCGCCACAACTGCTGATGGCTTCGGGCATCGGGCCGGCGGCGCACCTGCGCGAGCTTGGCATACCGGTCGTGCATGATTTGCCGGGCGTGGGCGGCAACCTGCAGGACCACCTCGACATCATCCTGCAGAAGCGCCTGGCTGCGCCCGAGTTGTTCGGCCTTTCGCTGGGCGGCGCCATGCGCTTGTTGTCGGAGATGCTGCGCTACCGGCGCGAGCGCGCGGGCATGATGAGTTCGAACTTTGCCGAGGCGGGCGCGTTTATCCGCAGCCGCCCGGGGCTGGCCGAGCCCGACCTGCAGCTCCATTTCGTGGTGGCCATGGCGGATGACCATATGCGCACGCTTCGCTTCGGCCATGGCTATTCGTGCCATGTATGCGTGCTGCGCCCGCGCAGCCGTGGCGAAGTGCGGCTCGACTCGCCCGATATGCGGCGCCCGCCGCGCATCGACCCCGGCTATCTGTCGGATCCACGGGACCTGGACGACATGGTGGCCGGCGTGAAGATCGTGCGCGGCATCTTCGCCCAGCCGCAGCTTGCCTGCTTCGGCGGCCGCGAGCTGTATTCCGCGCACCTGCATGCCGACGGCAGCGACGACGCGGCCGTGCGCGAGATGATCCGCGAGCGCGCGGACACCATCTACCACCCGGTGGGCACGTGCCGCATGGGCATGGATGCGCTCGCGGTGGTCGATCCGCAACTGCGCGTGCGCGGGGTCGAGGGCCTGCGCGTGGTCGATGCCTCGATCATGCCGACGCTGATCGGCGGCAATACCAATGCGCCGGCCATCATGATCGGCGAGCGCGCGCACGACCTGATCCGCTACGCGCCGCGCGTGCTGCTGCGGATCCGGGAGACCATGGAGGCCTGA
- a CDS encoding acyl-CoA dehydrogenase family protein — translation MTDAATHRVFNQVPDLAHYNLFGCDPIVGDALERRGGGWHAAALSGYGARLGEPEVLAWGADANRYAPELHAYSRTGERIDQVTFHPSWHALLSLLRSQQLQALPFAEPRAGAWMARTAGYFLQAQVESGSLCPTTMTFASIPVLRKETALFAELEPRLYAKEHDARDLPWRDKTAIMIGMGMTEKQGGSDVRANTTVARPVGAEGRGAEYLLTGHKWFFSAPMCDAHLVVARMGAADGPLSCFFVPRFRDDGSKNPILIQRLKDKLGNRSNSSSEVEFREASGILIGEEGRGIPTIIEMATSTRLDCVIGSAAILRAAYVQALHHTRHRSAFGRLLADQPLMRNVLADLALESEAATLLMMELAHAFEHADDDPLAAAWKRVVTPAAKFWICKRAIEATGEAMEVWGGNGYVEDGPMARLYREAPVNSIWEGSGNIMCLDVLRAIQRTPDDAALLLQDLSRRATAHPAVRAELASLQAMLREPAEQLEASARRFAQGLVLTAQAALMLAHADAENAEAFVASRLGRQHGRVFGTLDLEAEALKRVFERGWSA, via the coding sequence ATGACCGACGCCGCCACGCACCGCGTCTTCAACCAGGTGCCGGACCTCGCGCACTACAACCTCTTTGGCTGCGATCCGATCGTCGGTGACGCGCTGGAGCGACGAGGCGGCGGCTGGCACGCCGCCGCGCTGAGCGGCTATGGCGCGCGCCTGGGCGAGCCCGAAGTGCTGGCCTGGGGCGCCGATGCCAACCGGTATGCGCCCGAACTGCACGCATACAGCCGCACCGGCGAGCGCATCGACCAGGTCACGTTTCACCCGAGCTGGCACGCGCTGCTGTCGCTGCTGCGCAGCCAGCAGTTGCAGGCGCTGCCGTTCGCCGAGCCGCGCGCGGGCGCGTGGATGGCGCGTACCGCGGGCTACTTTCTGCAGGCGCAGGTCGAGTCGGGATCACTGTGCCCGACCACCATGACCTTCGCGAGCATTCCCGTGCTGCGCAAGGAAACCGCCCTGTTCGCCGAACTGGAGCCGCGCCTGTATGCGAAGGAACATGATGCGCGCGACCTGCCCTGGCGCGACAAGACCGCGATCATGATCGGCATGGGCATGACCGAGAAGCAAGGCGGCTCCGATGTGCGCGCCAATACCACGGTGGCCCGCCCCGTGGGCGCAGAGGGCCGTGGCGCCGAATACCTGCTGACCGGCCACAAATGGTTCTTCTCCGCGCCGATGTGCGACGCGCACCTCGTGGTCGCGCGCATGGGCGCCGCGGATGGACCGCTGTCGTGCTTCTTCGTGCCGCGCTTTCGCGACGATGGCAGCAAGAACCCGATCCTGATCCAGCGCCTGAAGGACAAGCTCGGCAACCGCTCCAACAGCAGCAGCGAAGTCGAGTTCCGCGAGGCCAGCGGCATCCTGATCGGCGAGGAAGGCCGCGGCATCCCGACCATCATCGAGATGGCGACGAGCACGCGGCTCGACTGCGTGATCGGCAGCGCCGCGATCCTGCGTGCCGCCTATGTGCAGGCCCTGCACCATACGCGCCACCGCAGCGCCTTTGGCCGCCTGCTTGCCGACCAGCCGTTGATGCGCAACGTACTGGCCGACCTGGCGCTCGAAAGCGAAGCCGCCACGCTGCTGATGATGGAACTGGCCCATGCCTTCGAACACGCGGACGACGACCCGCTCGCCGCGGCATGGAAACGCGTGGTGACGCCAGCTGCCAAGTTCTGGATCTGCAAGCGGGCGATTGAAGCCACCGGCGAGGCCATGGAAGTCTGGGGCGGCAACGGCTATGTCGAGGACGGCCCGATGGCACGCCTCTATCGCGAGGCACCGGTCAACTCGATCTGGGAAGGCTCGGGCAACATCATGTGCCTGGACGTGCTGCGCGCGATCCAGCGCACGCCCGATGACGCGGCGCTGCTGCTGCAGGACCTGTCGCGCCGCGCCACGGCACATCCCGCCGTACGCGCGGAACTGGCGTCGCTGCAGGCCATGCTGCGCGAGCCAGCGGAACAGCTCGAAGCCAGCGCGCGGCGCTTCGCGCAGGGACTGGTGCTGACCGCGCAGGCCGCGCTGATGCTGGCGCATGCCGACGCGGAGAACGCCGAGGCCTTCGTCGCGAGCCGGCTGGGCCGCCAGCACGGGCGCGTGTTCGGCACGCTCGACCTGGAAGCCGAGGCCCTCAAGCGGGTATTCGAACGCGGCTGGAGCGCCTGA
- the thiC gene encoding phosphomethylpyrimidine synthase ThiC: MARTAPAASFESLESDLDQKFAYPASSKTYLTGSRPDIRVPLRTILQTSTRTEKGEMPNPPIPVYDTSGPYSDPDVHIDLKAGLPALRAKWIDERGDTEVLPGLSSEYGRDRANDPATAHLRFAQLTNPRRAKAGANVSQMHYARKGIITPEMEYVALRESLNLQALYDKPEYKALLRQHPGNALGAGLPLRPEDITPEFVRQEIASGRAIIPANINHTELEPMAIGRNFRVKINGNLGNSAVTSSLAEEVEKMVWSIRWGADTIMDLSTGKHIHETREWILRNSPVPIGTVPIYQALDKTGGIAEDLTWEMFRDTLIEQAEQGVDYFTIHAGVLLRYVPLTADRVTGIVSRGGSIMAKWCLAHHKENFLYTHFDEICEIMKAYDVSFSLGDGLRPGCIADSNDDAQFGELRTLGELTAKAWKHDVQVMIEGPGHVPLQRIQANMDEELKHCYEAPFYTLGPLVTDIAPGYDHITSGIGAANIGWMGTAMLCYVTPKEHLGLPDKEDVREGIITYKIAAHAADLAKGWPGAQLRDNALSKARFEFRWEDQFNLGLDPERARSYHDATLPAEGAKIAHFCSMCGPKFCSMKITQEVRDYAASLSPDMQKGMEEKSIEFLKKGSKIYS; the protein is encoded by the coding sequence ATGGCCCGTACTGCCCCCGCAGCTTCCTTCGAATCGCTCGAGAGCGACCTCGACCAGAAATTTGCCTACCCGGCTTCCAGCAAGACCTACCTGACCGGCAGCCGTCCGGATATCCGCGTACCGCTGCGAACGATCCTGCAGACCTCCACGCGCACCGAGAAGGGCGAGATGCCCAACCCGCCGATCCCGGTGTACGACACCTCGGGCCCGTACAGCGACCCGGACGTGCACATCGACCTGAAGGCCGGCCTGCCGGCACTGCGCGCAAAGTGGATCGACGAGCGCGGCGATACCGAAGTGCTGCCCGGCCTGTCGTCGGAATACGGCCGCGACCGTGCCAACGACCCGGCCACCGCGCACCTGCGCTTTGCCCAGCTGACCAACCCGCGCCGCGCCAAGGCCGGCGCCAACGTGTCGCAGATGCACTATGCGCGCAAGGGCATCATCACGCCGGAAATGGAATATGTGGCGCTGCGCGAATCGCTGAACCTGCAGGCGCTGTACGACAAGCCCGAATACAAGGCGCTGCTGCGCCAGCATCCGGGCAACGCGCTGGGCGCGGGCCTGCCGCTGCGTCCGGAAGACATCACGCCGGAATTCGTGCGCCAGGAAATTGCCTCGGGCCGCGCCATCATTCCCGCCAACATCAACCATACCGAACTGGAGCCGATGGCGATCGGGCGCAATTTCCGCGTCAAGATCAACGGCAACCTGGGCAACTCGGCGGTGACCTCGTCGCTGGCCGAGGAAGTGGAGAAGATGGTGTGGTCGATCCGCTGGGGCGCCGACACCATCATGGACCTGTCGACCGGCAAGCACATCCACGAAACGCGTGAATGGATCCTGCGCAACTCGCCGGTGCCCATCGGCACGGTACCGATCTACCAGGCGCTCGACAAGACCGGCGGCATCGCCGAGGACCTGACCTGGGAGATGTTCCGCGACACGCTGATCGAGCAGGCCGAGCAGGGCGTGGACTACTTCACGATCCACGCTGGCGTGCTGCTGCGCTACGTGCCGCTGACGGCGGACCGCGTCACGGGCATCGTCTCGCGTGGCGGCTCGATCATGGCCAAGTGGTGCCTGGCTCACCACAAGGAAAACTTCCTGTACACGCACTTCGACGAGATCTGCGAAATCATGAAGGCGTACGACGTGTCGTTCAGCCTCGGCGACGGCCTGCGTCCGGGCTGCATCGCCGACTCGAACGACGACGCCCAGTTCGGCGAGCTGCGCACGCTCGGCGAGCTGACCGCGAAGGCGTGGAAGCATGACGTGCAGGTGATGATCGAAGGCCCGGGCCACGTGCCGCTGCAGCGCATCCAGGCCAATATGGATGAAGAGCTCAAGCACTGCTACGAAGCGCCGTTCTACACGCTCGGACCGCTCGTGACCGACATCGCCCCGGGCTACGACCACATCACCAGCGGCATCGGCGCGGCCAACATCGGCTGGATGGGCACCGCCATGCTGTGCTACGTCACGCCGAAGGAGCACCTCGGCCTGCCGGACAAGGAAGACGTGCGCGAGGGCATCATCACCTACAAGATCGCCGCCCACGCCGCTGACCTCGCCAAGGGCTGGCCTGGCGCGCAGCTGCGCGACAACGCGCTGTCCAAGGCGCGCTTCGAGTTCCGCTGGGAAGACCAGTTCAACCTGGGCCTGGACCCGGAGCGTGCGCGTTCGTACCACGACGCCACACTGCCGGCCGAAGGTGCCAAGATCGCCCACTTCTGCTCGATGTGCGGGCCGAAGTTCTGCTCGATGAAGATCACGCAGGAAGTGCGCGACTACGCGGCCTCGCTGTCGCCGGACATGCAGAAGGGCATGGAAGAAAAGTCGATCGAGTTCCTCAAGAAGGGCAGCAAGATCTACTCGTAA
- a CDS encoding FAD-dependent oxidoreductase, whose product MTAVQSFDVAILGAGLAGRLAAWQLVRQGARVALVERGSPDGSGSAAHVAAAMLAPLAESAIAERRIVDLGIASVDLWRAWLAQLPEPVFFQEDGTLVVWHARDRAEVSLFTSRVRAVSPPELVAQRMRALDGKGVGEVEPALAGRFPQGLLLAGEGQLDNRGALRALLSCAVSEGVHCVWEAGEIDAACLPSLGIRARVVLDCRGLGARAAWPAEPGRDGHGAMPGLRGLRGEVVRVHAPDVKLHRPVRMLHPRYPIYIAPKPNDLYVIGATELESEDDSPVSVRSALELLSAAHSLHPAFGEARVLELNVQRRPTRPDHLPAIRVDQQARVVRVNGLYRHGFLIAPAVTEAACAVVTALLNDDPAAHAVPAALRWPGMIEAVTETPALAEAPVGHTGLLH is encoded by the coding sequence ATGACAGCAGTGCAGTCCTTTGATGTCGCCATCCTTGGCGCCGGCCTGGCCGGGCGCCTGGCCGCGTGGCAGCTCGTGCGCCAGGGCGCGCGCGTGGCGCTGGTCGAGCGCGGCAGCCCGGACGGTTCCGGCTCCGCCGCGCACGTGGCCGCCGCCATGCTGGCGCCGCTGGCGGAGTCGGCCATTGCCGAGCGCCGCATCGTCGATCTCGGCATCGCCAGCGTCGACCTGTGGCGCGCATGGCTCGCGCAGCTGCCCGAGCCGGTGTTCTTCCAGGAGGACGGCACGCTGGTGGTCTGGCATGCGCGCGACCGTGCCGAGGTGTCGCTGTTCACCAGCCGCGTGCGGGCGGTGTCGCCGCCGGAACTGGTGGCACAGCGCATGCGCGCGCTCGACGGCAAGGGCGTCGGCGAGGTCGAGCCGGCGCTGGCGGGACGCTTCCCGCAGGGTCTGTTGCTCGCCGGCGAAGGCCAGCTCGACAACCGCGGTGCACTGCGCGCGCTGCTGTCGTGCGCGGTCAGCGAAGGCGTGCATTGCGTCTGGGAAGCGGGCGAGATCGACGCCGCCTGCCTGCCGTCGCTCGGCATCCGCGCGCGCGTGGTGCTCGATTGCCGCGGCCTGGGCGCGCGCGCCGCCTGGCCGGCCGAGCCGGGCAGGGACGGACACGGCGCCATGCCGGGCCTGCGCGGGCTGCGTGGCGAAGTCGTGCGCGTGCATGCGCCCGACGTGAAGCTGCACCGCCCGGTGCGCATGCTGCATCCGCGCTATCCGATCTATATCGCGCCCAAGCCCAACGACCTGTACGTGATCGGCGCCACCGAGCTGGAAAGCGAGGACGATTCGCCGGTGAGCGTGCGTTCCGCGCTGGAGCTGCTGTCGGCGGCGCACTCGCTGCACCCGGCGTTCGGCGAGGCGCGCGTGCTTGAACTGAATGTGCAGCGCCGGCCCACGCGCCCCGACCACCTGCCTGCGATCCGCGTGGACCAGCAGGCGCGCGTGGTGCGCGTGAACGGCCTGTACCGGCACGGCTTCCTGATCGCGCCTGCAGTCACGGAAGCGGCGTGCGCCGTGGTGACTGCGCTGCTCAATGATGACCCGGCCGCGCATGCGGTGCCAGCCGCCCTGCGCTGGCCCGGCATGATCGAGGCCGTGACGGAGACACCCGCGCTCGCCGAGGCCCCGGTGGGCCACACCGGCCTGCTGCACTGA
- the thiS gene encoding sulfur carrier protein ThiS, with amino-acid sequence MDILLNGRPLVIADTATLADAVVAAKIAPPFAAAVNGQFVPRAAHAATPLAAGDRIDLVQPVTGG; translated from the coding sequence ATGGATATCCTGCTGAACGGCCGCCCCCTCGTCATCGCCGACACCGCCACGCTGGCGGATGCGGTGGTCGCGGCCAAGATTGCCCCGCCGTTCGCCGCGGCGGTCAACGGCCAGTTCGTGCCGCGCGCGGCGCACGCGGCCACGCCCCTCGCGGCCGGCGACCGCATCGACCTCGTCCAACCCGTGACGGGAGGCTGA
- a CDS encoding thiazole synthase encodes MTFEPTETLRDPFVLYGESFGSRLLLGTARYPSPATLQAAVEISRPAMVTVALRRQGAVGEGEGGQAFWQMLKGLGVPVLPNTAGCFAPQEVITTAMMAREVFETDWIKLELIGDDYTLQPDTLNLPAVAETLIKEGFKVLPYCTEDLVLCRRLLDVGCQALMPWAAPIGTGRGAINPHAMRVLRERLPDTPLIVDAGLGLPSHAAQVLEWGYDGVLLNTAVAQAAYPVNMARAFAQAVEAGRTAYLAGPMPEREVAQASTPVVGMPFWHAEGAEHRA; translated from the coding sequence ATGACATTCGAACCGACAGAAACCCTGCGCGACCCGTTCGTGCTCTATGGCGAGTCCTTCGGCTCGCGCCTGCTGCTGGGCACGGCCCGCTATCCGTCGCCGGCCACGCTGCAGGCGGCCGTGGAAATCTCGCGCCCGGCCATGGTGACCGTGGCGCTGCGCCGCCAGGGCGCGGTGGGCGAAGGCGAGGGCGGCCAGGCCTTCTGGCAGATGCTCAAGGGACTGGGCGTGCCGGTGCTGCCCAATACCGCCGGCTGCTTTGCGCCGCAGGAGGTCATCACCACCGCCATGATGGCGCGCGAGGTGTTCGAGACCGACTGGATCAAGCTGGAGCTGATCGGCGACGACTACACGCTGCAGCCCGATACGCTGAACCTGCCGGCCGTTGCCGAAACGCTGATCAAGGAAGGCTTCAAGGTGCTGCCGTACTGCACCGAGGACCTGGTGCTGTGCCGCCGCCTGCTCGACGTCGGCTGCCAGGCGCTGATGCCGTGGGCCGCGCCGATCGGCACCGGCCGTGGCGCCATCAATCCGCACGCGATGCGCGTGCTGCGCGAGCGCCTGCCCGACACGCCGCTGATCGTCGACGCCGGCCTCGGCCTGCCGTCGCATGCGGCGCAGGTGCTGGAGTGGGGTTATGACGGCGTGCTGCTGAACACCGCCGTGGCGCAGGCCGCCTATCCGGTCAACATGGCGCGCGCCTTCGCGCAGGCCGTGGAAGCGGGCCGCACCGCCTACCTGGCGGGGCCGATGCCCGAGCGCGAGGTCGCGCAGGCCAGCACCCCGGTGGTCGGCATGCCGTTCTGGCACGCCGAAGGCGCGGAGCACCGCGCATGA
- a CDS encoding thiamine phosphate synthase → MTRHAVHAASDGPLRQAVLEHYGETFGVSDQPWQAWRLADAPAAPCAHDVLLSDGEADADVIARAAAAGATLVETEREGGHWIDTVRSPMGTWVLCVRADDDHAHSPAFVAVLLASLSLHFPAHDALCLARAWRPGSAEWPTEFERFPRVRHAALVAPETAVPAFAPCPPALGLYAVVPSAEWIEKLVPLGVPTVQLRFKSDDPAAVRAEVARAALAAKGSQSRLFINDHWQVAIELHAASGGDSGIYGIHLGQEDLDEADLDALRASGLRLGVSTHGYAEMLRVAAIRPSYLALGAIFPTTTKVMPTAPQGMGRFRAYVQLMQPVIPSLLGIGGVNASNLSQVLAVGVGSAAVVRAITEADDVAVAVEELKRLFVQG, encoded by the coding sequence ATGACCCGCCATGCGGTGCATGCCGCCAGCGACGGCCCGCTGCGCCAGGCCGTGCTGGAGCACTACGGCGAGACTTTTGGCGTGTCCGACCAACCGTGGCAGGCATGGCGGCTCGCCGACGCGCCCGCCGCTCCCTGCGCGCACGATGTGCTGCTGTCCGATGGCGAGGCCGATGCCGATGTGATCGCACGCGCGGCCGCCGCCGGCGCTACGCTGGTCGAGACCGAGCGCGAAGGCGGGCACTGGATCGATACCGTACGCTCGCCGATGGGCACGTGGGTGCTTTGCGTTCGTGCGGACGATGACCATGCGCATTCGCCGGCGTTCGTCGCGGTGCTGCTGGCCAGCCTGTCGCTGCATTTCCCCGCGCATGACGCGCTGTGCCTGGCGCGCGCGTGGCGTCCGGGCTCGGCCGAGTGGCCGACGGAGTTCGAGCGCTTCCCGCGCGTGCGCCATGCCGCGCTGGTGGCCCCGGAAACCGCCGTGCCGGCCTTTGCACCGTGTCCACCGGCGCTCGGCCTTTACGCCGTGGTGCCCAGCGCTGAATGGATAGAAAAGCTGGTGCCGCTGGGCGTGCCCACGGTGCAGTTGCGGTTCAAGTCGGATGACCCGGCCGCTGTGCGAGCTGAAGTGGCGCGGGCCGCGCTGGCCGCAAAGGGCTCGCAGTCGCGGCTGTTCATCAATGACCACTGGCAGGTTGCCATCGAACTGCACGCCGCCAGCGGCGGCGACAGTGGCATCTACGGCATCCACCTTGGCCAGGAAGACCTGGATGAGGCCGATCTCGATGCATTGCGCGCCTCGGGCCTGCGCCTGGGCGTGTCGACGCACGGGTATGCCGAGATGCTGCGCGTGGCGGCGATACGGCCGAGCTACCTCGCGCTGGGGGCGATCTTTCCGACCACCACCAAGGTCATGCCGACGGCTCCGCAAGGGATGGGGCGCTTCCGGGCGTATGTGCAGTTGATGCAGCCGGTGATTCCTTCTCTGCTGGGCATTGGCGGCGTGAATGCCTCCAACCTGAGCCAGGTACTGGCGGTCGGCGTCGGGAGTGCTGCAGTTGTTCGGGCGATTACTGAGGCGGATGACGTAGCGGTTGCAGTTGAGGAACTGAAGCGGTTATTTGTGCAAGGCTAA